TAGTCTTGGGGTTCAATTCAACCCTGATCCATGCTGGCGCGATCTTTCGGCCGCGATCAATCGACGAAAATGTCGAGCGGAAGCACGGCCGAGACGATGCAGTTCGGTACGTCGACAAGCTGTCCGATCCTGAGATCCACGGCGACTGCGGCGACGGCATAGGCCTGTTCGCGCGTCAGCCCCTTGTTTGCGACCATCCAGTCGATGATCCTGAGCAGCGCATCGCGCGTCGCCAGCGTGAGATCTTCCGACAGGTTTCGCAGCGCTGCGACCTTGGGACTGTCGAGATAGGCCAAATGCTGCGGCACCCAGCCTGCGTCCTTGACCGGCAGGCCGATCACCGCATGGAACCGGCTTGGTTCGACGTTCCTGAGCTGACCGCCGCCAATGACATGCGGAAACCGGATCGAGGAGCCTGCGCCCTTGACCACCTCGCATCTCAGCGTGACGCGCGCCGCCATCTCGATCGCGGTGCCGCACACCTCTCCGTCGCCCTGCGCGAAATGGATGTCGCCGGTCCACAGCCCGGCGCCGTCGACCAGCACCGGAAACATGATGGTCGTCCCGACCTGCATCGCCTTCACATCCATGTTGCCGCCGTTTTCGCGCGGCGGAATGGTGCGCAGCCCTTCGGCGGCCCAGGGAGCCCCTTCGCCGAACAAGGCCGCCGGCACGGCCCCCTTGGGGTCCGGCATCAGCACGAAGCCGCCGGCCGCGGCGAGCGCCCCCTCGCGATCGAGCGCTTCGGCGACCTCGGGCTTGCCGGGGAGCACGCCGATCGATCCGGGAAACGCGCACATCGGGACGCGGATATTGGGCAACTGGTCGGAAACCGCGGCCAAACGGTCGAGCTTCCAATTGACGACGAATGGCCCCGTGATCACGTCGCGCAGGAAGCCGAATCCCGGCGCGATCGCGGTGTAGCCATGATCGTCCGGCGCGATGTCGACGATGGTGACCGCCAGCGCGTCGCCACGCTTGGCGCCCTCGATGAGCACCGGCCCGGTCATCGGGTGAACGCGGGAGAGATCGGCCCGCGCGACATCGGCCGCCGTCGCCGCGGAGCCGAACTGATCGTCAAAGGCGTCGCGGGTCTCGTAGACGATGTAGTCGCCCGGGCTTGCGCTCGCGACCGGCGGCAACGCCCAGTGCAGGCGATTGAAGCAATTGGGATCGTCCTTTGCGGTTGCTCCGCTCCGCTTGATCTCGACCGTCCTGGTCATGGCTCTTTTCCTCCTGCTCAATTCCCCTTTGCGACGGGGTCCCTTTCCATACCCGATCGCGTCGGCTCGCGATCGGGATCGTCGCGGGGCTCCCGTCAAATTGAACGGTTCGAACCGATCCGCGGCCGTTCGTATGCGCGCGGACATTGGCGCAGATGGATGAAAATGCCCCGTTATGCGTTGTTGGATATCGCTAGCGGCAGCGATCGGCGGCCGGCATCCGGGACTGTCCTGTTGCGCGCCGTTGCGGCGGGGCGTTCGGCGCGATCTTCATCGCGCTCGCCATTCTGCTGATTCCGAAACTCGGCGCGGCAACCTTCATCGCCCTCCTCGTCGCGGGGCAAATGCTCTGCTCGCTCGCCTTCGACCATTTCGGCCTGCTCGGCATTCCCGTCCAACCCGCAAGCCTGATCCGGCTTGCCGGCGCCGCCTTCCTCATTCTCGGCGTCGTCATGATCCGCATGTAGCCGTTATGCGGGCGGTATCCGGCTGATCCGCCGGCCGTGAGGTCGATCTGGAATGTGGTAAGTTGCCGAAAGTGCATAGCGCATCCGGGGCGCTTGGACCAATTTCCTGATGCCAAATCGCAAAAGCGGCTCTCGCGTGGTGTCACGTTTCCTGAAGTCAACGAAACCAATTTGTAACGTCGATTGAATTATAGATATCGGGGGGTCATCATTTTTGGCAGGGCAAATCCCGCAGTCCTCGTCAGGATAGCTGCCGTGCCGTGAAAGCGGAGGCCGAGAGCATGCGTGATCCGCAAGCGTCCGATGCGATCATGATGCGTCGCTGTATTGCTCTCGCCAAATCCGCTGGACAAAACGGAGAGTACCCGTTTGCGTCCGTCATCTCGCGGCGGGGCGAGTTCATTTGCGAAGCGCTCAATCTGGTCAGGGCTGAAGGAGATGCCACGCGACACGCCGAAATGGTTGCAATTGCTTTAGCGCAGAAGAAGCTCGGCTCCATGAGCCTCGATGATTGCACGCTCTATTCGACCATAGAGCCCTGCGCGATGTGCTGCTACGCCATTCGTGAAACCAGGATCGGAAGGGTCGTGTTCAGCTTGCGATCGCCGGTCATGGGCGGCAACTCGCGCTGGAAAATTCTCCACGATGATCACCTGTCATCGAAATTGCCGGAAGTATTTGCCCGGCCACCCGAGGTCGTATCCGGATATTTGCAATACGAGGTTCAGAACGTATTTCGGAAGCGAAGTCCGCTCGTCTGGGAGTTCTTGAAGGCTCGAGAAATATTCATTGACAGTCCCGATATCGATCACGTCGAGACTTCGAACTCGAAAATCAGGCGAAGCCTTTGGTGGGGTCTTGTCAACTGGGCAAGGGCCTCGATTCTCGATCGCTTTTGGCGCGGTTAGGATTGGCTACATCAGCGCGTGGCGGTGACGAGCAAGATGGCGAGCCCTCGCCGATCACGCGCCGCGCCGCTTTATTCCCTCCGCCCACGACTTTTTAAAATCCAACTCCCCGCGTCCGCTTCGCGCATCCGTCGCGCACCTGTAACAAACGCTCACTAGCAGGAGACCCCGGCGCTGGTCCGCTTCGCGAGCCCGCGCGAGATTGATCGTCATCCAATTTGGGGAGCATCCATGTTCGACTTGATCAAGCGGCCGCTTGCTGCGGCCATGCTGATAGGGACGCTGACGGCCGCATCGCAGGCCACGGCGCGCGACCGCGATCACGATCGCGACGGCCGGATCGGCCATGTCTTCGTCATCGTGCTCGAGAACGAAGGCTTCGACATCACCTTCGGCGCCAACTCGCCCGCGCCCTTCCTGTCGAAGACGCTGCCGAGCCAGGGCGTGCTCCTGAAGAACTATTTCGGCACCGGCCATGTCAGCCTCGACAATTACGTCGCGATGATCTCGGGGCAGGCGGCGACGCCGCAGACCCGCAACGATTGCGGCGTCTATCAGGATTTCGCGCTCACCGGCATCACGCCGGACGGCCAGGCTGTTGGCACCGGCTGCGTCTATCCCGCGTCCATCAAGACGCTGGCCGATCAGCTCACGGCGACCGGCAAGAGCTGGCGCGGCTACATGGAGGACATGGGCAATGATCCGGCGCGCGAGCAGCGAAGCTGCGGGCAGCCGCTGGCCAACGGCAAGGTTGCGCTCAACCAGGCGGATGACACCCAGGCCGCCGAGCCGCAGGATCAGTACGCCGCGCGTCACAATCCGTTCGTCTACTTCCACTCGCTGATCGACAGCGGCGCCTGCGCCAACCACGTGGTCAACTTCAACCGCCTGGCACAGGACCTGGCCTATGAGTCGACCACCCCGCATTTCGCGTTCATCACGCCCAATCTCTGCCATGACGGCCACGACGCCAAGTGCAAGAACGGCGAGACCGGCGGCCTCGCCGGCGCCGACGCCTTCCTGCAGAAGACCGTGCCGATGATCCTGAACTCGCCCGCCTTCAAGGAGGATGGACTCCTGATCATCACCTTCGACGAGGCGAGCCTCGATGCGGCGCCGGACGGCAAGGGCAACCTCGTGCTCACCGCCGCCGGCGAGACCTGCTGCGGCCAGCAGCCCGGACCGAACCTCGCGCCGTTTCCGCAGAGCACCGAGCCGTTCCCGAACGTGATCTTCAACTTCCAGAGCTTTGGCGGCGATCGAACCGGCGCGGTGCTGGTCTCACCGTTCCTGAAGGGAGGAACGGTGTCCAACGTCCCCTACAACCACTATTCGATGCTCAAGACGGTCGAGGATATTTTCCACCTCGATCATCTCGGCTATGCCGGCCAGCCCGGGCTGCAGGGCTTCTTCGGCTGCGCCAACTCGGACATCGCGTTCCGCTCCCGCGACGACGATCAGTTCGGCCGCTGCGAGCGTGAGCGCGAGCGCGATCGCGACTGATCGCTCGCGATCCGAAACGGTCTATCCGTGGCCCCCGACGGCGTGTCCGTCGGGGGCCGCTTTCTTTTGCGCCTTTGCGCACCTGCGCCGCTCGAGGCGCCATACCTCGGTATAGGTCCTTGAACCCTTTGGATGCCCGAACTTTACCTGCGTTCAATTGAGCCGTTGATGCTGATCGTCCTAGGTTTCATGCATCGGACAAAGGCACATCACCTTCATCAAGTCCGACAGTGGAAAAGGGAAAGACCCGTCGCGATAACGCCAGGAGGAGACAATGCCCGACCGTTTCGAAAGTCTCAGACATGGCAAAGCCGCACGATGCGCCGTCTGTGATGGCCGGTTTGGCCTCGTCCGGCACTACGCGTGGCGGACCCAGCTTTGCTCCAGGAAGTGCGTCGATCGCTTCAGAGCGCGCCGGGAAAGCGACCGCAACTGGCTACCCTTCTTCCCGACCGCTTTCGATCCGCTGGCAAGGAACCGCGCGAGGACCTCATGACGTTCGATATCTCACAGCGAGGCAAGGAATATTTGCAGACAGCCCGGACCCTGCTCCGCGCCGCCCAGACCATGACCGACCGGGCGATTGCGGCTCAGCTCAAGGCGCTGGCCGACGACTACGAGCGGCGCGCCGAGAAAGCATCGCAAGCCGATGCGGCCAAGGCGGCGGCCAGGGCATCGGCCCGCGTGGACGCCAGCGTTGAGGGCGCGTGGGGCGCTTGATGGACTGCCTGCCCGCGGCCACGGCTGGCTGAGGCGCGGCGGCAGCCCCATGAGTTCCCTCGCGGTGTGTGAATCGCATCACATGGCGTTCCCGCGAATCGCGCTAGGCTTGGGCCTTCTCCCTTACCTTGGCCCGCCCGCAAATGGGCGGGCTCTCCTTGAGCCGCGCCGCCCGTACGCAGCCCGCGCTAGTAGGGCCGTCCCTCACAGTACCTTCATCAGATCGGCCGCGCTGGCGCCTTCCGGCGCGATGTAGATCGCAAGCAATGTCGCGGGCTCGGTTGCGCTCGCGTTGCGCGAGACGCGGTGGATGGCGCCGACCGGCTCCCACCACGCCTCGCCCGCCCGATAGGTCCGCTCGGGGCCGTCGCCGACCTGGGATGCGATCGCGCCCGACAGCACGAACGCCATCACGCCATTGGCATGGGCATGCGCCGGCGATCCCGTCCCCGGCGGATAGGTGACCTCGAGCAGCGAAATCTCGCGCGCGGGATCCCCGGGCAGCTTCTGCCTGATCACCTCGCGCCTCGACGACTGCTTTGCGTTCTTTGCCGCGTCCTGCGCGGCCGCCTCCGTGCCGCGCGCGGCGGCGAAGGCCGCGACCAGCGCGGCAAGCGAAGCAAGGCTGAATTCGCGTCTGGCCAGGTTCTTGTCCGTCATGGGATGTCTCCGCATCGATGCAATCCGGATGCGGATCGAAGCACGCGCATGGCCTAGCCTGAAGAGCCAAGATAAGACAAAATGACCGGGCCATGGCCCGCCCGCGAACACACCCGAAAATCGCCGGGGATCCCGCCCGCAGCCGGTCCGATCCGCTCTATCGGCAGATCTACCAGCGGTTCCGACAGGCGATCGCGAAAGGCCAGCTCCGGCCGGGCGACCGCCTGCCCTCGGTGCGCGATCTCGCAGCCGAGCTTTCGACAGCGCGCGGCACGGTCGATGCCGCCTATGCGGTGCTCGCGGGCGAAGGCTATGTCATCAGCCGCGGGCCTTCCGGGACGATCGTCGCGCCGGGGCTCCCCGATGTGGCGGCCGCCGGTCCGTCCAGGCGCCGGCTCCCGGCTGCGGCGCCATCGCCCGAACATGCCGCGCCCAGGCCCTTGCAGATGGGACTGCCCGCGCTCGATGCCTTCCCGCGCAAGCGCTGGGCGCATGTCGTCGCGCGCGAGGCGCGGCGGCTCTCCGCGGCGCAGATGATGTATCCGGACCCGGCCGGCTTCGCGCCGCTGCGCCAGGCGGTCGCCGCCTATCTGGTCGCCTCGCGCGGCATCGCCTGCGAATGGCGGCAGGTGGTGATGACGACCGGGTTCCAGGGCGGCCTCGATCTTGCGCTGCGCGTCCTGCTTCGGCCGAACGATCGCGTCTGGATCGAGGACCCGTGCTTCCCGCCGGTCCGCGCCGCGCTGGAAATGGCGGGCGCGCGCCTCGCGCCGGTCGCCGTCGATGCCGGAGGCATGCGCGTCGCCGACGGCCTCAAGCGGGCGCCGCGCGGGCGGCTGGCGGTGGTGACGCCCTCGCACCAAAGCCCGCTCGGGGTCGCGCTGTCGCTGCCGCGCCGCCTCGCGCTGCTGCGCTGGGCCAACGAGGCCGACGCCTATGTGATCGAGGACGATTATGACAGCGAATTCCGCTTTGTCGGCCGCCCGCTGCCGGCGCTGAAGAGCCTCGACCGCGAGCAGCGCGTGATCTACGCGGGATCGTTCAGCAAGACGCTGTTTCCCGGCCTGCGGCTCGGCTATCTGGTGCTGCCCGATCGCCTGCTGCCGCGCTTCGTCGAGGCCAACACCTGGCACACATCGGGGCAGAGCGCCTTCGGCCAGCGCGCGGTAGGGGCTTTCATGACCGAAGGGCATTTCGCGCGGCATCTGAAGCGCATGCGCAAGCTCTATGCCGTCAGGCGCGCCGCCCTCGTCGACGCGTTCCATGCCAGCTTCGGCGAATCCATGACCATCGCGATGCAGCCGGGCGGGATGCACCTTCTGCTGCGCCTGGCGAGCCGCACCTCCGACGCGCGGCTTGCCCGGCGCGCGCAGGCCGAAGGGCTCGCCGCCGAGCCGCTTTCGCCACGCGCGATCCGGCATGATTGCGGCCAGGGCCTGCTGGTCGGCTTCACCAATGTCGCCGAGCACGATGCCGCCGCCATCGCGCAGAGGCTCAAGCATGCGCTCGGTTGCCATCTTCCGGGGTGAGCAGGCCGGCCACCTGCCCCGGAACCGGCTGTTGCGCGGCGACAACGGCTGTCGGGCGGAACCCACAGGCATTCGCTTCGCTACAATCTTTCCTTCTGCCCGCCATCTTTTCGCACCCGCCGCGCGTCACGCTGCCTGTGGTTGTATTGCGGAGGGCGTGCGATGGACACCGAGCTTCAGACCAAGGTTGAGAAGTACGAGGCCAAGGTCGTCCAGTGCGAGGAGTGGGCGCGCAAGGCGCCCGAGGGACCGCAGCGGGAATTCTACACCGTGCTCGCGCAGTACTATGGCGAGCTCGCCACCGACTTCCGCAAAATCCTCGCCAAGCGCAGCGCCGCGTTTCCGCTGTTCGCCGGCTCGGAGCAGAAGAGCGCCTGAGCGCGACGTCTTTCGCCATCCGCTGTCGTTCGGCCGGTGACGCTGCGGCCTCGCATCGTTGGCGCGGGCTCATTGGCCCTTCCGCCTGATGACCGCACGCTGCGCGCCCGCACATCCGGTCATCACCTCGATTTGATTCGAATCCTCAGGGATTCCCGTAGTTTCCCGATGCGGGATGATCCGGATTCTCCGCTTCCCCTCCCGCTGCTATCCCTCACCTCCGAGTGGGGCGATTCCTCAGGAAAGCGGACCATGACCGAAATCTATTTCCACTGCTCCGATGCCGAACACGTCATGATCGATCGCTGCGGCTCGGCGGTGGACGATCTCGCCGAGGCGCACGCGCAGGCGCACCGCTTCGTTCGTGCGCTGATCATGACGCCGTCAACCGAAGACTGGCGCGACTGGATCCTGCACGCCACCGACGAACGCGGCGAGGAGCTCTTCGTCGTTTCGTTCGCTTCACTCCTCGGCAAGCTGCACTGAGATTCATCATGTCGCGCATCCCGTTCGCTACGATTGAGCTTCTCCAGCGCGTGCGCGCGGTCGTCGCGCGCTACCAGGATCTGGTTGTAAACGTGGTCAATCCCTATCGGCCCGAGCTCTACTATATGCGCGGTCCGGGCCCGAAATGGCGCGCGAAGCAGCAGCTTCGCCATCGCAATCCGTAGAACGGATCAGAGATGCAGGACGCCCGCGCCGGTTGCGGCCGGGCACCTTGCAATATCACACGCAACCCATACCCCGGCGTGCTGGCGGAACTAACGCCAGTGCGGCATGTTGTGACCGGCGTGGGGACCCGCGATCAGCGAGCGAGGTGAAATCATGGCGATTTGCACCGAAAAGCACCATGCCAATCACGCCCATCAGCACGGTCCGGGATGCGGCCACACGGCGGTTCATCATCAGGGCCACATCGACTACCTGCATGACGGCCATCTGCACCACATGCACGGGGATCACGTCGATGAGCACGCGATAGCGGTCGACGCAACGAACCCCGTGCGCTGCACGCCGGACAATGTTTGCAGCGGTCATACGCACGGGCCGGGCTGCGGCCACCAGCCAGTCCCTCACGGCGATCACGTCGACTATCTGGTCAACGGCCGTCTGCATCACCCACACGACGACCATTGCGACGACCACGGACCGCTGTCTCTGGCTTGAGGCTCGCAGCCGGGGGACGCGCTCGCCAACCCGCCCTAGAGCGTTTTCGAGCGCTCCGCCCGAAAGCCGCCTTATTGTCGCCGGCCTGATAGCGCGCGCGTGCCACGTTCGCGCACGATGGTTAATGCGGCAACCGCGCTGTCCTTTAAAACCAGCCACAATTTGCACTTCTTCAATTTTAGACTCGGTAGAAGTTGAGTCGAAGCGCGGGAAGGGCGGCGGCCGCCGCGGGAGTTCAGACGGAGTAACTCCATGCATCTCGCAGTCGTGAGCGGCTCCATGCGAGCCGCTGTCATCGTCGTAGCGATCGTGGTGGTGGCAAATCCGTCGCATGCGTCGAAGTCCTGCATGACGCAGGCGGAGGCGCGCGCGCAATTTGCCACATCCCATCTCTACTGGCATGGATCGGGCCATTGCTGGGACGCGACGCCGCCCCGGCACGATCTCGTCCGCCGCGTCAGGCCGAAGGAGCATCGTGAGGCCCAGCGCGACACCGAGGAGGCCAAACCGCCCGCGCCCAGGTGGCGCGAGGCGATGTCGGAGATGCTGCCGGCCGAGGCGGTGTTCGGGCCCCCGGTGCTGCCAGCGTCGCCAGCGCCCCCGGTCGTCGATGCGGACGACCCGCCGCTTTCGCGCGCGAACTGGCTCGACCGCTGGGTGGATATCGCCCAGACCGTGCCGCTGGCCCTGCTGGCGCGGGGTCCGGAGCCGGCCGATCCCGCACCGGCGGCTGCGCCCAAGGCCGAGCCGCTGGTCACGACGACCCGCGTGATGCTGACGTTTCTCTCGCTCGTGCTGGCGCTCGCGATCGTCGAGCTTCTGTTCCGGGCGACGACCCGCGAAGGCCGCAGATAGGCTCGAAAAAAGCCGCCGGCGTGATCGCCGGCGGCCGCCCGATCGTGCACGGATTGGCAGCGGCTACTTCATCAGCCTGAACTTCCCGCCCTCGACCTTGATCAGGAACGCGGTGCGCTCGTCATAGCCGTTGTGGTCGGTCGCGCTCATGTTGGAAAGGCCGTTGTTGAGATAGACGTCCTTGCCGCGCTCGAGCTCGTCGCGCAAGGCGGCGCGGAATTCCGGCGTGCCGGGTTTTGCCGTCTTCAGCGCGCCGGGCACCGCCTTCTTCAGGAGCGCGATCGCGTCCCACAGATGCGCGCCGAAAATATTCGGCTTCGTGCCGTTGGCGCTTTCATAGGCCGAGATGAATTCCTCGGTCGCGCGGCGGAACGGATCGTTCTGCGGCAGGTCGGGAGCGATGGTGAAGGCCTCGCCGGCGAACACCGCGCCCTCGACATCCTTGCCGCCGAGCTTGATGAATTCCTCGGTGGCAACGCCATGGGTCTGGAAGATCTTGCCGGTAAAACCCTTCTCGCGCAGCGCCTGCTGCGGCAGCACGGCGGGCGTGCCGGCTGACGCGACGAACACCGCATCGGGACTGGTCGCGATCACCTTGAGCGCCTGGCCGGTCACGCTGGTGTCGGCGCGCGCATAGACCTCGTGCGTGGTCACGACAAGCCCGAGCGTCGGCGCGAGCTTGCTGACCTCCTTGTAGTAGCCTTCGCCATAGCCGTCGGAGACCCCGATATAGCCGAGCGTCTTGACGCCCGACTTCGCGATGTATTTCAGCATCGCGGAGGCCATCAGGTCGTCATTGGGCACGACCTTGAAGGCCCAGTGCCGCTTGTCGTCCATCGGCTGCACGATCGCGGTTGCGGCCGCGAGCGAGATCACCGGCGTCTTCGATTCCAGCGCGACGTCCAGGATCGGCATGGTGACCGGCGTCAGCGACGAGCCGATCAGGATGTCGACGCCTTCCTGGATCACCAGCCGCCGCGCATTCTGGGTGCCCTTGGTGGGATCGGACTCGTCGTCGAGCGTGATGTAGACCACCTTCTCCCCGCCCATCTCCTTCGGCAGCGCCGCGACCGTGCGGATCTGCGGTTGCCCGAGCGCGGAGCCCGGCCCCGAGGCCGAGACGATGATCCCGACCTTGATGTCGGCTTGCGCTGGCATGGCACCGAGCGCGAGCGTTGCGGCGACGCAAAGCCCGCCGAGACCGATTTTCATTTTCAAGTTCCTCCCCATGTTGCCGTCGAAGGCTGGCGAAAGGCCCGGCCTCGCCGGGTTGCCTCGTTTTCCGGCAGCCGGCCAGCCGCGTCGGGCCTCCACGTTTTGCGAGGAAACCAGAGCCGCCGCCGCTCGACAAGTCGACCTAAGGACGGTACGAATTGCCGATGCGCCCTCGCAAGTCCACCCTTGCCGCGACCACTCTTTTCCTTGCGGCATCGTCGTTCATGGCAGCCGATGCCGGCACGGTGGTACCGCAGGCCGCGGAGGTCCACCGCCCCTTGCCGGTGCGGCCAATCGTCCTTGCCGGCGACGATGAAGAGAATTTCGACATCGACCTGATCGTCGGCCTGTCCGGCAAGTGCCCGATACTCACCATCGCGGGGCAGCCGCTCGGCTGTCGCGCCGTGAAGTATTTTCACGGCCAGGGCGGCCGCGCCTATTTCACCATCGCGATCGACGATCCCACCGACGGCGCGCATATCGTTTCATTCTCGGGCGACAAGGCACGCCGCGACGGCGACCGCTACGAGCTTTCGGTCGACCAGATGCTGCTTAATTCAAAGGACCGGCCCAAGGTCAACGGGCTGCGCGCCCCGCTGGTCGAGCCGTCGAACGGCACCTGCAAGCAGGTCGGCGACATCGAGAGGAAGCAGATCACCAGCATCGCCTGCCTCGCCACCGACCAGAACGGCAGGAAATACGAGCTGCAGTTCCAGGCCGACGACGGCCCGGTGACCGTGCAGCGGATCAGCCAGGCGCCGCTGCAATCGATCAAGCGGCGCGAGCGGCTGAAGGCCCTGACTGCCTGCCGACGCAAGGCGAGGGACGCGCAGATCCTGCGGCGTGACTCCACCACCTATCTGATCCAGTGCATGGAAGAGAGCGGCCAGCCTCCGACCCCCGACGACCAGTGACGCGCCATCGCCCCCGCGTCAGCACGGCGCCACGGACGCTCCATCTCGATGAAGCCCCGCCGCTATCGAGCGCCGGAAGGCCGAAGTCACAATATCCTATGAATCGCGTCTAGACTGTTGGCACGCCGGTGGTCGCGGGCAAGGCTCGCTTGCGCGCCGGAAGCTCTCGCTTCGGCGGCGCCGGGATCAGTCCTTCGCGTATGGCCTGCTTCCGCGCAAGTTTGCGGGCTCGACGCACAGCCTCGGATTTTTCGCGGGTCCTTTTTTCCGATGGCTTTTCGTAGGAGCGTCGCCGCTTCATTTCCCTGAAGACGCCCTCGCGCTGCATCTTCTTCTTCAGCACGCGGAGCGCCTGGTCGATGTTGTTATCGCGGACAAGTACTTGCAATGTCGTTTGCTCCGATCGGTTGATACAAGCCCGAGCCAAAAGCGTGCGCGCTCGCACCGCGCAAAAAAGCGCGACTTTGTTCTGTTCAATCCGACGATGTCTTTGGAAAAGGGTCTTTACGACCGATCTACAAGGCCCAAGGCCAATCGAAGATGGAAAGCTATACACTTATTTCGCGGATGCAAGGTGCGTTTCGCCCCCCGGACGATAGATCCGCCCTCCACCAGGGCGTGCGCCCCTTCAGCTTGAACCAGCCGAAACCTGGGAGCAGGCAGCGGTTCCACCGGCGTCGGTGGCCGAGAGACGTTGCGCTCCCGCCTGCGCTGGGATGGCGACCGCGGGGCACGCGTCGGATGATCAAAACCGTCGTCGACGAACCACTCGAAGATCACCTTGCAAGGTTGGCCATCGGAAAATTCATCGAGACCACCAATCCTTCTGGAAGCCAGTGGCAGACCATGTGTCCGCCATGCCTGCTGATCGTGGACTCGACCAGCGATGTTCCGAACCCCTTGCTGGAGGGTTTTCCGACGACGGGGCCGCCGAGTTCCTTCCATTCGATGGAGAGGCTCTCACCGTCGACGGACCAGCTGAGTTCGACCCTCCCTTCCTCCCTGCCAAATGCGCCATACTTGGCAGCGTTCGTTGCGAGCTCGTGGAAGATCAGCGCCATGCTGTTTGTCGCGTGATCTCCAAGGCTGACATGTGGTCCGTCCATGGAGGCCCGTTCGTATGGGCGAAGCACGATTTCCATGACCTCACGAAGACCGACACTCGGGAACTGGCCATCCGCAAATGCCCTTCTTACGAGCTGGTTGGCTTCTGAAAGCGCGTGCAGCCGGCCCGAAAGCTTGTTCACCAGATCTTCCTTGGTATTCGAGGTTCGGGCGGTCAGGCGCAGCATGCCGCCCGTGATCGCAAGCAGGTTCTTGATCCGGTGCGCCATCTCCCTCGTCAGCTGCTCCTGCTCGGTCAAGGCGGCTTGCAGCCTTTCCTCCGACTGGACCATGCGCAGGGCGACGGCGGAGAAAGCTGCCAGTTCGGTCAATACCCGCGCATGTTCCTGTGAGAAGTGTTGGCTTTTGGACGCGACAACCCAGAGCGTGCCGACAGCTCCGGTTTCGTCCGGCTCCCTGAGCCGAAGAGGCACGAGAAGCACTTCTGGAACCGAGATGCCGGCATCGCGAATCCAGTCATAGACGGCCTCCGGGTGCTTCATCAGCACCGGCTCGTTGTTCGCAAGCGTGATGCCGCACGGGCTGAAATCGAACGGCGTTCTCATGCCTTCAAAAGCGGAAAGCGATCCGTGAAGAGCGAACCAGCGAAACTGCCTGTCGCGATGTTCGAGAA
This genomic interval from Bradyrhizobium sp. NP1 contains the following:
- a CDS encoding HWE histidine kinase domain-containing protein, whose translation is MLPPEISDIIITNELAERSSATPDYLREKLAFRDLAHDMANNPNEVLPRLVRLAMEATGADSAGISILEHRDRQFRWFALHGSLSAFEGMRTPFDFSPCGITLANNEPVLMKHPEAVYDWIRDAGISVPEVLLVPLRLREPDETGAVGTLWVVASKSQHFSQEHARVLTELAAFSAVALRMVQSEERLQAALTEQEQLTREMAHRIKNLLAITGGMLRLTARTSNTKEDLVNKLSGRLHALSEANQLVRRAFADGQFPSVGLREVMEIVLRPYERASMDGPHVSLGDHATNSMALIFHELATNAAKYGAFGREEGRVELSWSVDGESLSIEWKELGGPVVGKPSSKGFGTSLVESTISRHGGHMVCHWLPEGLVVSMNFPMANLAR